In Bacillus sp. NP247, one DNA window encodes the following:
- a CDS encoding DUF84 family protein has protein sequence MKVVVGSKNKTKVGAVEKVWKDAEVTSLSVPSGVANQPFSDEETMQGAVNRAKRALQEGAAHIGIGLEGGVMKTEHGLFMCNWGALATIDGKTFVAGGARIKLPDDFLAPLEEGKELSEVMEEFVERKDIRSHEGTIGIFTDDYVDRTELFVHVVKLLVGQYKYDEKQA, from the coding sequence ATGAAAGTAGTAGTTGGATCGAAGAATAAAACGAAAGTTGGGGCTGTGGAGAAGGTTTGGAAAGATGCTGAAGTTACATCTCTTTCTGTTCCATCAGGAGTAGCAAACCAGCCTTTTTCAGATGAAGAGACGATGCAAGGAGCAGTAAATAGAGCGAAGAGAGCATTGCAGGAAGGTGCAGCTCATATCGGCATTGGGCTAGAAGGCGGCGTTATGAAAACGGAGCATGGGTTATTTATGTGTAACTGGGGTGCTTTAGCGACGATTGACGGTAAAACATTTGTTGCGGGCGGGGCACGTATTAAGTTACCAGACGATTTTTTAGCACCGCTTGAAGAAGGAAAAGAGCTAAGTGAAGTGATGGAAGAGTTTGTAGAGCGAAAAGATATTCGTAGTCACGAAGGTACTATCGGTATTTTTACAGATGATTATGTTGACCGAACGGAATTATTTGTACACGTTGTTAAGTTACTTGTTGGGCAATATAAGTATGATGAAAAGCAAGCATAA
- a CDS encoding DNA translocase FtsK gives MLDWMKKLFNKEEEKTAMNKEVPKQIVSQPKIPRVNHYTEAREAQMANRNAGKCRFPLIPDNGFDEEDVREQPNFEEQPIQRGAYEEQPTQRGIKVERNRRPYVETEAPTYEEPELQYEPELEPVVKKAFVPSQESNRRPFRPTEMISPIYGYNRPSVETKVVQEEEKEREDLEISVEGKAVVDAWLEKKGYTLSDFSGVLQGSSSVKNGVNERSNKVEEKSVVDTWLEKNGYEVERQAPSLEESLSDDLLHKTVGQHVEEEATIVQALKQEQDVVALSSTEDNEETLQEESIDSKVEHVYSILTEENECNTEIEETVAEVAANQVEEDPLEDVVIVKADEKLEETITIEIPDAFEEESKEEAGAVELEESEEAEEVVELEEAKEAEVVELEEAKEAEVVELEEAKEAEVVELEGSEEAEEVVELEETKEAEVVELEEAKEAEVVELEESEEAEEVVELEESEEAEEVVELEESKEAEEVVELEESKEAEVVELEESKEAEVVELEESEEAEEVAELEETKEAEEVVELEESKEAEEVVELEETPQEELIEETMNTESLENIAVEEQPVISQQETIEFMEESEVFVPVSEADEQTKKDVQSFANVLIEEAEEKKQVVEEQPAAQKEEPKREKKRHVPFNVVMLKQDRKKLMERHAVRANVTQSTVGERVTENRMQQVVVETQVEENPMQQVVVEAQVEENPMQQVVVEAQVEENPMQQVVVEAQVEEKLMQQVVVETQVEENRMQQVVVETQVEENPMQQVVVAEQVQEPISSTEVQEKAYVVNRKENDMRNVLQTPPKYELPSLTLLSIPQQAALDNTEWLEEQEELLNTTFNNFHVGAHVINVSQGPAVTRFEVQPDPGVKVNKITNLSDDIKLSLAAKDIRIEAPIPGKSAIGIEVPNKESKPVFLREILRSPVFTKSESPLTVALGLDISGDPIVTDIRKMPHGLIAGATGSGKSVCINAILTSILYKAKPHEVKLILIDPKMVELAPYNSVPHLVAPVITDVKAATAALKWAVEEMERRYELFAHAGARDLTRYNTIVSGREIPGETLPYIVIVIDELADLMMVAPGDVEEAICRIAQKARACGIHLLVATQRPSVDVITGLIKSNIPTRIAFTVSSQVDSRTIIDIGGAEKLLGRGDMLFLGNGTSKPVRVQGVYVSDDEIERTVDHVKKQMKPNYLFKQEDLLAKSEQSESEDELFFDACQFVVEQGGASTSSVQRKFRIGYNRAARLIEEMESQGIISEARGTKPRDVLISEDEFAAMQETNV, from the coding sequence ATGTTAGATTGGATGAAAAAGCTGTTTAACAAAGAGGAAGAAAAAACAGCGATGAATAAAGAAGTACCAAAGCAAATTGTAAGTCAGCCGAAAATTCCTCGTGTAAACCACTACACTGAAGCAAGAGAAGCACAAATGGCAAATCGGAATGCAGGGAAATGTCGTTTTCCATTAATACCAGATAATGGCTTCGATGAGGAGGATGTAAGAGAACAGCCTAACTTTGAAGAACAACCTATTCAAAGAGGAGCATATGAAGAACAGCCTACTCAAAGAGGAATAAAGGTGGAAAGAAACAGACGACCGTATGTGGAAACAGAAGCACCTACATATGAGGAACCGGAATTGCAATATGAACCGGAACTAGAGCCTGTCGTAAAAAAAGCATTCGTACCGTCGCAAGAAAGTAACCGTAGACCATTTCGTCCAACAGAAATGATTTCTCCGATTTATGGATATAACCGTCCTTCAGTAGAAACGAAGGTTGTGCAGGAGGAAGAAAAGGAAAGAGAAGATCTTGAAATATCTGTTGAAGGAAAAGCTGTTGTTGACGCATGGTTAGAGAAAAAGGGATATACATTATCTGACTTTTCGGGAGTTCTACAAGGAAGTTCATCTGTTAAGAACGGAGTGAATGAACGAAGTAATAAAGTAGAAGAAAAATCGGTTGTGGATACATGGTTAGAGAAAAACGGTTACGAAGTTGAACGTCAAGCCCCTTCATTAGAAGAAAGCCTAAGTGATGATTTGCTTCATAAAACAGTAGGACAGCATGTGGAAGAAGAGGCTACAATTGTACAAGCCTTGAAGCAGGAGCAAGATGTAGTGGCGTTATCATCTACAGAAGATAACGAAGAAACTTTACAAGAAGAGTCAATAGATTCTAAAGTAGAGCACGTGTATTCGATATTAACAGAAGAAAATGAATGTAATACAGAAATAGAAGAAACTGTTGCTGAAGTTGCAGCAAATCAAGTTGAAGAAGACCCCTTAGAAGATGTAGTGATTGTAAAAGCAGATGAAAAGCTTGAGGAAACAATTACTATAGAAATACCAGATGCTTTTGAAGAAGAATCTAAGGAAGAAGCAGGAGCTGTGGAATTAGAGGAATCTGAGGAAGCAGAAGAAGTTGTGGAGTTAGAAGAAGCTAAGGAAGCAGAAGTTGTGGAGTTAGAAGAAGCTAAGGAAGCAGAAGTTGTGGAGTTAGAAGAAGCTAAAGAAGCAGAAGTTGTGGAATTAGAGGGATCTGAGGAAGCAGAAGAAGTTGTGGAGTTAGAAGAAACTAAAGAAGCAGAAGTTGTGGAGTTAGAAGAAGCTAAGGAAGCAGAAGTTGTGGAATTAGAAGAATCTGAGGAAGCAGAAGAAGTTGTGGAATTAGAAGAATCTGAGGAAGCAGAAGAAGTTGTGGAATTAGAAGAATCTAAGGAAGCAGAAGAAGTTGTAGAATTAGAGGAATCTAAGGAAGCAGAAGTTGTGGAATTAGAAGAATCTAAGGAAGCAGAAGTTGTGGAGTTAGAAGAATCTGAGGAAGCAGAAGAAGTTGCGGAATTAGAGGAAACTAAAGAAGCAGAAGAAGTTGTGGAATTAGAGGAATCTAAAGAAGCAGAAGAAGTTGTGGAATTAGAGGAAACACCACAAGAAGAATTAATTGAAGAAACGATGAATACAGAGTCGTTAGAAAATATAGCAGTTGAAGAACAACCAGTGATTTCTCAGCAAGAAACAATTGAGTTCATGGAAGAAAGTGAAGTATTCGTGCCAGTTTCAGAAGCAGATGAGCAAACGAAGAAAGATGTTCAAAGCTTTGCGAATGTTTTAATTGAAGAAGCTGAAGAAAAGAAACAAGTTGTTGAAGAACAGCCGGCTGCACAAAAAGAAGAGCCGAAACGTGAGAAAAAGCGTCATGTTCCATTTAACGTTGTCATGTTAAAACAAGACAGAAAGAAGTTAATGGAAAGACATGCGGTACGAGCGAACGTAACGCAATCTACTGTCGGTGAACGAGTAACGGAAAACCGGATGCAGCAAGTAGTGGTAGAAACCCAAGTGGAAGAAAACCCGATGCAGCAAGTGGTAGTAGAAGCTCAAGTGGAAGAAAACCCGATGCAGCAAGTGGTAGTAGAAGCTCAAGTGGAAGAAAACCCGATGCAGCAAGTGGTAGTAGAAGCCCAAGTGGAAGAAAAACTAATGCAACAAGTAGTGGTAGAAACCCAAGTGGAAGAAAACCGGATGCAGCAAGTAGTGGTAGAAACCCAAGTGGAAGAAAACCCAATGCAGCAAGTAGTTGTGGCTGAACAAGTACAGGAGCCAATTTCAAGTACGGAAGTACAAGAGAAAGCATATGTTGTAAATCGAAAAGAGAACGATATGCGCAACGTACTACAAACACCACCGAAATATGAACTTCCGTCATTAACGTTGTTGTCGATTCCACAGCAGGCAGCATTAGATAATACGGAGTGGCTAGAAGAACAGGAAGAATTATTAAATACGACATTTAATAATTTCCATGTTGGAGCACATGTTATTAATGTGTCACAAGGGCCGGCGGTAACTCGTTTTGAAGTACAACCAGACCCAGGTGTGAAAGTAAATAAAATTACAAATTTAAGTGATGATATTAAGTTAAGTTTAGCTGCGAAAGATATTCGAATTGAAGCGCCAATTCCAGGGAAGAGTGCAATTGGAATTGAAGTTCCAAACAAGGAAAGTAAGCCAGTATTCCTGCGTGAAATTTTAAGAAGTCCTGTATTTACAAAGAGTGAATCACCGCTTACAGTTGCGCTGGGGCTTGATATTTCAGGTGATCCAATTGTGACGGATATTCGAAAAATGCCACATGGACTTATTGCGGGTGCAACTGGTTCAGGGAAAAGTGTGTGCATTAACGCGATTTTAACAAGCATTTTATATAAAGCGAAGCCGCATGAAGTGAAGTTGATACTAATTGATCCGAAGATGGTTGAGCTTGCACCATATAATTCTGTTCCACATCTTGTAGCACCTGTTATTACTGATGTAAAAGCAGCAACAGCTGCGCTAAAGTGGGCAGTTGAAGAGATGGAACGTCGTTATGAATTGTTTGCGCATGCTGGTGCTCGTGATTTAACTCGTTACAATACGATTGTAAGTGGTAGAGAAATCCCAGGTGAGACATTACCTTATATTGTAATCGTCATTGACGAGTTAGCGGACTTAATGATGGTTGCTCCTGGTGATGTTGAGGAAGCGATTTGTCGTATTGCACAAAAAGCACGTGCTTGTGGTATTCACTTATTAGTTGCGACGCAGCGTCCATCTGTAGACGTTATTACAGGTTTAATTAAATCAAACATTCCAACGCGTATTGCGTTTACAGTATCATCTCAAGTTGATTCGCGTACGATTATCGATATTGGGGGCGCGGAGAAATTACTTGGCCGTGGTGATATGCTATTTTTAGGAAACGGCACGTCTAAACCAGTTCGTGTACAAGGTGTATACGTATCAGATGATGAGATTGAAAGAACAGTTGATCATGTGAAAAAGCAAATGAAGCCAAACTATTTATTTAAGCAAGAGGATTTATTAGCAAAATCAGAGCAGAGTGAGTCTGAAGATGAACTGTTTTTTGATGCATGTCAATTTGTTGTAGAGCAAGGGGGAGCGTCCACATCTTCTGTACAGAGAAAATTCCGCATTGGTTATAATCGTGCGGCACGTCTAATTGAAGAGATGGAGTCGCAAGGGATTATTTCTGAAGCAAGAGGAACGAAACCGAGAGATGTCCTTATTTCCGAGGATGAATTTGCCGCTATGCAGGAAACGAATGTATAG
- a CDS encoding thioredoxin family protein, giving the protein MKSLESMEQFQELKNEENVVFMFSAEWCPDCRFVDPFMPEVEEKYSDFSFYYVDRDEFIDLCVKVDVFGIPSFVAYNKGEETGRYVNKDRKTQEQIEEFIEGLK; this is encoded by the coding sequence ATGAAATCATTAGAAAGCATGGAACAATTCCAAGAATTAAAAAATGAAGAGAATGTAGTCTTCATGTTCTCAGCAGAATGGTGCCCAGATTGCCGTTTCGTTGATCCATTTATGCCAGAAGTAGAAGAGAAGTATAGTGATTTCTCATTTTACTATGTAGATCGTGATGAGTTTATTGATCTATGCGTGAAAGTAGACGTATTTGGCATTCCAAGCTTTGTAGCGTACAATAAAGGTGAAGAAACTGGACGCTATGTAAATAAAGATCGTAAAACACAAGAGCAAATCGAAGAGTTTATTGAAGGTTTAAAATAA
- a CDS encoding thiamine transporter, translating into MKQQPKIAELLKRIETSKQQDIELGSYEIYLFSEDELEKGQIGYQYDKHKNSLISKESGKWQEGWIVIGYETDMGDPIFVNVDEDTYPIYTAERGTETWQPIYIGNIDDIVKIL; encoded by the coding sequence ATGAAACAACAACCAAAAATCGCAGAACTTCTGAAACGAATTGAAACTTCAAAACAACAAGATATCGAGTTAGGTTCCTATGAAATATATTTATTTAGCGAAGATGAATTAGAAAAAGGACAAATCGGTTACCAATATGATAAACATAAAAATTCATTAATAAGTAAAGAAAGCGGAAAATGGCAAGAAGGATGGATTGTTATCGGATATGAAACGGATATGGGCGATCCTATTTTCGTTAATGTAGATGAAGATACTTACCCTATTTATACAGCTGAGCGCGGTACGGAAACGTGGCAACCGATTTATATCGGGAATATAGATGATATTGTAAAAATACTATAA
- a CDS encoding PadR family transcriptional regulator, which produces MEKNDNFIIQLRKGIFDLAILSLISKQPMYGYEITSSLQDIPVFHIPNGSIYPILNRITKNNWAVSYWEESGDGPKRKYYRITDEGREILNSRLHDYDAVYHALMLLAKGEDKK; this is translated from the coding sequence ATGGAAAAAAATGATAATTTTATAATTCAATTACGTAAAGGTATTTTTGATCTCGCTATTTTGTCTTTAATAAGTAAACAACCTATGTACGGATACGAAATTACAAGCTCATTACAAGATATCCCCGTGTTTCATATCCCGAACGGTTCGATTTACCCTATATTAAATCGAATCACGAAAAACAATTGGGCTGTTTCCTATTGGGAAGAGTCCGGTGATGGGCCAAAAAGAAAATACTATCGCATTACAGACGAAGGGAGAGAAATTTTAAATAGTCGCTTACATGATTATGATGCAGTGTATCATGCTCTAATGTTACTAGCTAAAGGAGAGGATAAAAAATGA
- a CDS encoding N-acetylmuramoyl-L-alanine amidase: MKYIKIMSAIAVIGVYMGGCSQEQPKKETTSSVRETSKENKEDAPVEKQQEEQEKKEEPQAIQTIEQAEPKQEEVPTPEKKEAVLPAQQTEQPVQNNEQKVESKEKQEKFLVVIDPGHQQKANLNLEPIGPGATTKKYKVTDGTTGVVTKKRESVLVLEMAFILKEKLEAKGIQVLMTRTSHEVDISNKERATFANDHKANLFLRLHADGSENPNQSGFAVLTPAEGNQYTKEIYTESLQVSQTIVNKMRENHQVKVNGIKFRDDLSGFNWSKVPGVLLELGFMSNPEEDKKLSDPQYVNSLLQSVTDSVDEYRKNKA, translated from the coding sequence ATGAAGTATATAAAAATAATGAGCGCTATTGCAGTCATTGGAGTATATATGGGAGGTTGTTCACAAGAACAACCTAAAAAGGAAACGACATCTTCTGTACGAGAAACAAGCAAAGAGAATAAGGAAGACGCACCGGTAGAAAAGCAGCAGGAAGAGCAAGAAAAGAAAGAAGAGCCGCAAGCTATTCAAACGATTGAGCAAGCGGAGCCTAAGCAGGAGGAAGTGCCGACCCCAGAAAAGAAAGAAGCAGTCCTACCTGCGCAGCAAACTGAACAGCCCGTACAAAATAATGAACAAAAAGTAGAGAGTAAGGAGAAACAAGAAAAGTTTCTCGTCGTTATTGATCCAGGGCATCAACAAAAAGCGAATTTAAATTTAGAGCCAATTGGTCCAGGAGCAACTACGAAAAAATATAAAGTAACAGACGGAACAACGGGAGTTGTAACGAAAAAGAGGGAATCAGTTCTTGTATTAGAGATGGCTTTTATATTGAAAGAAAAACTGGAAGCAAAAGGTATACAAGTATTGATGACGAGAACGTCACATGAGGTTGATATAAGTAATAAGGAACGAGCGACATTCGCGAATGATCATAAGGCGAATTTATTTTTACGTCTTCACGCGGACGGTTCTGAAAATCCAAACCAAAGTGGGTTCGCTGTATTGACGCCAGCAGAAGGAAATCAATATACGAAAGAAATCTATACTGAAAGTCTTCAAGTCTCCCAAACAATTGTAAACAAAATGAGGGAAAATCATCAGGTGAAAGTAAATGGAATTAAATTTCGAGATGACCTTTCTGGATTTAATTGGTCGAAAGTACCTGGAGTACTATTAGAACTTGGATTTATGTCAAACCCAGAAGAAGACAAAAAATTATCTGACCCACAGTATGTAAATTCTTTATTACAAAGCGTGACGGATAGTGTAGATGAATATCGGAAAAATAAAGCTTAA
- the murC gene encoding UDP-N-acetylmuramate--L-alanine ligase has protein sequence MTVYHFVGIKGTGMSSLAQILHDMKHTVQGSDYEKRFFTQTALEKRGISILPFDTNNIKEGQVIIAGNAFPDTHEEIVAAKELNIPVHRYHHFLGDLMNQYTSVAVTGAHGKTSTTGLLAHVMQGAHPTSYLIGDGTGHGVENSKYFVFEACEYRRHFLSYYPDYAIMTNIDFDHPDYFTDINDVFNAFQEMALQVKKGIIACGDDEELQKIQAKVPVIFYGFGEDNDFQARNIQKRTDGTIFDVFVRNTYYDTFKITGYGDHSVLNALAVIALCHYEDVDVEAVKHQLTTFEGVKRRFNEKPMGEQVIIDDYAHHPTEINATIEAARQKHPEREVVAVFQPHTFSRTEKFLDEFAESLSKADQVYLCDIFGSARENKGELTIEDLQKRIDGAELITDTTTEVLKKHKNGVLIFMGAGDIQKFEAAYVKEVQVAEK, from the coding sequence ATGACAGTTTACCATTTTGTAGGAATTAAAGGAACAGGAATGAGTTCATTAGCACAAATTCTTCATGACATGAAGCATACTGTTCAAGGGTCTGATTATGAAAAGCGTTTCTTTACACAAACAGCATTGGAAAAGCGTGGTATTTCCATCCTTCCTTTTGATACAAATAATATTAAAGAAGGACAAGTGATTATCGCGGGAAACGCATTTCCTGATACGCATGAAGAAATCGTAGCAGCAAAAGAATTAAATATCCCAGTACATCGTTATCATCACTTCTTAGGTGACCTTATGAATCAGTACACAAGTGTTGCAGTAACTGGTGCACATGGAAAAACATCAACTACAGGTTTGTTAGCCCATGTAATGCAAGGTGCACACCCAACATCTTACCTTATTGGAGATGGAACTGGGCATGGGGTAGAAAATAGTAAGTATTTTGTATTTGAAGCTTGTGAGTATCGTCGTCATTTCTTGTCTTACTATCCAGACTATGCAATCATGACAAATATCGATTTCGATCACCCAGATTATTTTACAGACATCAATGATGTATTTAATGCATTCCAAGAGATGGCATTACAAGTGAAAAAAGGTATTATTGCATGTGGTGATGATGAAGAACTTCAAAAAATTCAAGCGAAAGTACCTGTTATTTTCTATGGATTTGGAGAAGATAATGATTTCCAAGCACGTAACATTCAAAAGAGAACTGATGGTACTATATTCGATGTATTCGTTCGTAATACGTATTATGACACGTTCAAAATTACAGGATACGGCGATCACAGCGTATTAAATGCATTAGCAGTTATCGCGCTTTGCCATTACGAAGACGTTGATGTAGAAGCGGTTAAACATCAACTAACAACATTTGAAGGTGTTAAACGTCGCTTTAATGAAAAACCGATGGGAGAGCAAGTTATCATTGATGACTATGCACACCATCCGACAGAAATTAATGCAACGATTGAAGCAGCTCGTCAAAAACATCCAGAGCGTGAAGTTGTTGCTGTATTCCAGCCACATACATTCTCACGTACAGAAAAGTTCTTAGATGAGTTCGCAGAAAGCCTAAGTAAAGCGGACCAAGTATACTTATGTGATATTTTCGGATCGGCACGTGAAAACAAAGGTGAATTAACAATTGAAGATCTGCAAAAACGTATCGATGGCGCAGAGCTTATTACAGATACAACAACAGAGGTATTAAAGAAACATAAAAACGGCGTTCTTATTTTCATGGGCGCAGGTGACATCCAAAAATTCGAAGCAGCTTATGTAAAAGAAGTTCAAGTTGCAGAGAAGTAA
- the ytpR gene encoding YtpR family tRNA-binding protein gives MNEVNVFYNLEGIGDTLIVTLQDITLENRTFDRKGDVARVYDRESNVTGGFNIFNASSYVEVTDNGNVTLTKEFVEKINDILAKNGFEEKVEADFTPKFVVGYVAEKEKHPNADKLNICTVEIGTETLQIVCGAPNVDAGQKVVVAKIGAVMPSGMLIKPAELRGVPSSGMICSARELELPDAPEEKGILVLEDSFEVGQEFKF, from the coding sequence ATGAACGAAGTGAACGTTTTTTACAACCTTGAAGGAATTGGTGACACTTTAATTGTTACCTTACAAGATATTACTTTAGAAAACCGTACATTTGACCGCAAAGGAGATGTTGCTCGCGTTTATGATCGTGAAAGCAACGTAACAGGAGGATTCAACATCTTTAATGCGTCTTCTTATGTAGAAGTAACAGACAACGGAAACGTTACATTAACGAAAGAGTTTGTTGAAAAAATTAACGACATTTTAGCAAAGAACGGCTTTGAAGAAAAAGTAGAAGCTGATTTCACGCCGAAATTTGTTGTAGGTTATGTAGCTGAAAAAGAAAAGCATCCAAATGCTGATAAATTAAACATCTGTACAGTAGAAATCGGTACAGAAACATTACAAATCGTATGTGGTGCACCAAACGTTGATGCAGGACAAAAAGTTGTCGTTGCAAAAATCGGTGCTGTAATGCCAAGCGGTATGTTAATTAAACCAGCTGAACTTCGCGGTGTTCCTTCTTCTGGAATGATTTGCTCTGCACGTGAATTAGAGCTTCCAGACGCTCCAGAAGAAAAAGGTATTCTTGTATTAGAGGATAGCTTTGAAGTTGGACAAGAATTTAAATTTTAA
- a CDS encoding DUF1444 domain-containing protein — translation MKMTSKKMKDELMKKLSRPEWGFHYDSEKEVLRIEQTDSKKGINVSLPGVVAKWEVNKEKAIEEVAYYVQEALIAMHKEENSTAKILPVIRSTSFPKQSEEGNPFIMTDHTAETRIYYALDSNKTYRLIDEHLLQKLELTEEQVREMALFNARSLGYEFNQDTVAGNTFYFLNTNDGYDASRILNESLLHSMREKISGDMVVAVPHQDVLIIADIVNEIGYDIIAQMTMKFFAEGHVPITSLSFVYEDGDFEPIFILAKNRKKTDGKEKG, via the coding sequence ATGAAAATGACAAGTAAAAAGATGAAAGACGAGTTAATGAAGAAATTATCTCGACCAGAATGGGGCTTTCATTATGATAGCGAGAAAGAAGTTCTTCGTATTGAACAAACAGACTCGAAAAAAGGTATTAACGTATCACTTCCAGGAGTAGTGGCAAAATGGGAAGTGAACAAAGAAAAAGCGATTGAAGAGGTCGCTTATTACGTACAAGAAGCGCTAATTGCGATGCATAAAGAAGAAAATAGCACGGCGAAAATTTTACCTGTTATTCGCTCTACTTCTTTCCCGAAACAATCAGAAGAAGGAAATCCGTTTATTATGACGGACCATACGGCGGAAACACGTATTTACTATGCGCTAGATTCTAATAAAACTTATCGATTAATTGATGAGCACTTATTGCAAAAATTAGAGCTTACAGAGGAACAAGTACGTGAAATGGCATTATTTAATGCTCGCTCATTAGGCTATGAATTTAATCAGGACACAGTAGCAGGTAATACATTCTACTTTTTAAACACAAATGATGGATACGATGCGAGTCGTATTTTAAACGAATCGTTACTACACTCGATGCGTGAAAAGATCTCTGGTGATATGGTTGTTGCAGTTCCTCACCAAGATGTATTAATTATTGCTGATATCGTCAACGAAATCGGTTATGATATTATTGCACAAATGACAATGAAATTTTTTGCCGAAGGGCATGTTCCGATTACATCACTTTCATTCGTATATGAAGATGGGGACTTTGAACCAATCTTTATTTTAGCGAAGAATCGGAAGAAGACAGATGGAAAAGAGAAAGGATGA
- a CDS encoding nicotinate phosphoribosyltransferase yields MKEIELKLKGEINRLTNKTFKFDERVGEGWFSAVYFLKTREIIEEFRPNSVVTMQFFQKEHSVLCGADEVIALLQTFAKNPEELEIHSLKDGDNISPFETVLTIHGPYEYFGFLEGVIDGILARRTSVATNVYNVVQAARSVDKEKPVIFMGDRDDHYTQQAGDGYAAYIGGMSAQATHAMNEWWGRSGMGTMPHALIQMFNGDVVEAAKAYHKKFPEDELVVLIDYNNDVITDALRVAREFGSTLKGVRVDTSRTMIDQYFIRHPEVLGTFDPRGVNPSLVFALRKALDEEGFQHVDIVVTGGFDEKRIREFEAQNVPVDIYGVGSSLLKMNIGFTGDNVELNGKPEAKAGRKYRPNPRLERVQLETKKDM; encoded by the coding sequence ATGAAAGAAATTGAATTAAAATTAAAAGGTGAAATAAATCGACTAACAAATAAAACATTTAAATTTGATGAACGTGTTGGAGAAGGCTGGTTCTCTGCCGTTTACTTTTTAAAAACTAGAGAAATCATTGAAGAATTTCGCCCGAACAGTGTTGTAACAATGCAGTTTTTCCAAAAAGAACATTCAGTTCTTTGCGGAGCAGATGAGGTAATCGCATTGCTACAAACATTCGCCAAAAATCCTGAGGAATTAGAAATTCATTCTTTAAAGGATGGCGATAATATTAGTCCGTTTGAAACAGTTCTAACAATTCATGGTCCTTATGAATACTTCGGCTTTTTAGAAGGTGTAATTGATGGGATTTTAGCTCGTCGTACATCAGTTGCGACAAACGTATATAACGTTGTCCAAGCTGCACGTAGTGTAGATAAAGAAAAACCGGTTATTTTCATGGGAGATCGTGACGATCATTATACTCAACAAGCTGGTGACGGCTATGCGGCATACATCGGAGGTATGAGCGCGCAAGCGACGCATGCAATGAATGAATGGTGGGGCAGAAGTGGTATGGGGACGATGCCTCACGCTTTAATTCAAATGTTTAATGGTGATGTTGTTGAAGCAGCAAAGGCATATCATAAAAAATTCCCAGAAGATGAATTAGTCGTACTAATTGATTACAACAATGATGTCATTACAGATGCACTTCGCGTAGCACGTGAATTTGGATCAACATTAAAAGGTGTACGTGTAGATACGTCTCGTACAATGATTGATCAATATTTCATTCGTCATCCAGAAGTACTTGGAACATTCGATCCGCGTGGCGTAAATCCATCACTTGTATTTGCACTTCGTAAGGCTCTTGATGAGGAAGGTTTCCAACATGTAGATATCGTTGTAACTGGTGGGTTTGATGAGAAACGTATTCGTGAATTTGAAGCTCAAAATGTTCCTGTCGATATATACGGAGTAGGAAGTAGCTTATTAAAAATGAATATTGGTTTTACTGGTGATAACGTAGAATTAAATGGAAAACCAGAAGCAAAAGCTGGTCGTAAATACCGTCCGAATCCACGTCTAGAGCGTGTTCAATTAGAAACAAAAAAAGATATGTAA